GATTGAAGGAATATTATTGGTGACCTTTATTGTTTTAATTTTCATGGCAGATTGGCGGACCACTGTGATTGTTGCTGTTGTCATCCCATTGGCTTTATTATTCGCATTCATCTGTTTACGTGCAATGGGGATGTCCGCCAATCTGCTTTCTATGGGAGCCATCGACTTCGGTATCATTATTGACGGGGCTGTGGTGATGGTGGAGGGAGTATTTGTCGCCTTGGACAAGAAAGCCAGACAGGTGGGAATGCCTGCTTTCAACGTGATGTCGAAAATGGGATTAATCCGTCATACGGCAAAGGACAAGGCGAAAGCGGTATTTTTCTCCAAACTGATTATCATTACAGCCCTGATTCCTATCTTCTCTTTTCAGAAAGTGGAAGGAAAGATGTTCTCGCCATTGGCGTACACGCTGGGCTTTGCTCTGTTGGGAGCCCTTATTTTTACGCTTACGTTAGTGCCGGTCATGTCTTCCATGTTGCTGAAGAAAAATGTTCGTGAGAAAAACAATCGTTTTGTCCATTTTATCAATACAAGATGTTCGGCTCTTTTTGATACATTCTATGCGCACAGAAAGCTGGCTATCGGACTGGCTACGGTGGTAGCGGGCATCGGCTTGTGGCTTTTCTCTTTCCTGGGGACGGAATTCCTTCCGCAGTTGAACGAAGGCTCTATCTATATCCGCGCCACTTTACCGCAAAGTATTTCATTGGATGAATCGGTGGCACTTGCCAATAAAATGAGGAGTAAGCTGCTGACATTCCCCGAAGTGCGGCAAGTATTGTCGCAGACCGGGCGACCGAATGACGGCACGGATGCTACCGGATTCTATAATATAGAATTTCATGTCGACATCTATCCCGAAAAGGAGTGGGATAGCAAGCTGACCAAGTTGCAGTTGATTGACAAGATGCAGGACGATTTATCTATTTATCCCGGCATTGACTTTAACTTTTCCCAGCCGATTACGGATAATGTGGAAGAGGCTGCTTCCGGTGTGAAAGGTTCTATTGCTGTGAAGGTCTTCGGTAAAGACTTGTACGAGTCGGAAAAGTATGCGGTTCAGATTGAGAAGATTCTTGCTACGGTGCAGGGAATTGAGGATTTGGGAGTGATTCGGAATATCGGTCAGCCGGAACTTCGTATCGAATTGAATGAACGGCAGTTGGCACGCTACGGGGTAGCCAAGGAAGATGTGCAGTCGATTATCGAGATGGCTATCGGCGGCAAATCAGCTTCACTGCTCTATGAAGATGAACGGAAATTCAACATCATGGTGAGATATAGCGAACAGTTCCGGCAGAATGAAGAAGAGATAGGCAAGATACTGGTTCCGGCAATGGACGGGACGATGGTGCCTGTCAAGGAACTGGCGGATATAACGACCATTACAGGGCCGTTATTGATTTTCCGTGATAACCATGCACGCTTCTGCGCGGTGAAGTTCTCGGTGAGAGGGCGGGATATGGGTACGGCAGTTGCCGAGGCTCAGAAAAAGGTGGACACATCCGTACATCTGCCTGCAGGATATTCCTTGAAATGGACGGGTGATTTTGAAAACCAGCAACGGGCCACGAAGCGGCTGGCGCATGTAGTGCCTGTCAGTATCGCCATTATCTTTATCATTCTGTTTATCCTCTTCTCTAATGCGAGAGATGCCGGACTGGTGTTGCTGAATGTACCGTTTGCGGCTGTCGGTGGGATTGTAGCTCTTCTGCTCACACGGTTCAACTTCTCCATTTCGGCGGGTATCGGCTTCATAGCCTTGTTTGGTATCTGTATCCAGAACGGGGTGATTATGATATCCGATATTAAAGCGAATCTGAAACTGGGCTTCCCGTTGCAGGAAGCCACCAAAGAGGGAGTGCGTTCGCGTATCCGTCCTGTGATAATGACGGCGGCGATGGCAGCCATCGGTTTGATGCCCGCAGCCATGAGCCATGGTATTGGTTCGGAATCACAACGTCCGCTCGCGATTGTCATTATCGGCGGATTGATAGGAGCCACTTTTTTTGCATTGTTTATTTTTCCTCTCATTGTAGAGGTGGTCTATGAACGGATGTTGTACGATAAAAACGGTAAGTTATTGCAAAGACGTATATAAATAATTTCATTATCTATTCTATGAAAAAAACTCTCATAGATTAAATTGTATGTTTTCAGTAGGTAGAAGTGAGAAAGGGATAAAAGAGGGTGAAATTAAAAAATCACCCGTACTTTTGTCCCTTTTTCTATTTCGGAAGATATCTCCAGTTTGCCGTTGTAGGCGGATATAATCTTCATTGTCAGGCTAAGTCCGATTCCTTGTCCTGTATAGTCGTGCGTGTTGCTGCCCCGGTAGAAGGACTGGAAGATATGCTCTATTTCTTCCTGTGGAATCCCGATTCCCCGGTCTTCTATTTCAACTATGGTTTGCTGGTTGGTACGGGAAAGGGTAATATTCACTTCTTTTTCTGAATACTTGCAGGCATTATCTATGATATTCTTCAACGCTATTTTCAGCAGATAGGGATTGGCTTTTGCGGTGGCTTGTGCACCGGATTCCCGGATATGAAGCCGGATTCTGTCACAGTCTTCTGCCAAGTCAGTCAGTATATCCTGCAGAGGGATTTCTTCCATATTATTTTTCAGCAGTTCCTCGTCCTGTCGGGAAAGGAAAAGAAGATGGCGTATCAGATTGGAAAGCCGTTTGCTTTCCGATGAAATCCGTTGCAGGGCTTCCACATATTCTCCGGTACTTCTTTCTTTGAGCAAACTGATTTCACACTCTCCCTGAATGGCGG
This portion of the Bacteroides acidifaciens genome encodes:
- a CDS encoding efflux RND transporter permease subunit, with translation MHKFIDNIVAFSLKNKFFIFFCTAIAVIAGVVSFKHTPIDAFPDVTNTKVTIITQWAGRSAEEVEKFITIPIEIAMNPVQKKTDIRSTTLFGLSVINVMFEDRVDDFTARQQVYNLLNDADLPDGVTPEVQPLYGPTGEIFRYTLRSDKRSVRDLKTIQDWVIERNLRSVSGVADIVSFGGEVKTFEVSVNPHQLINYGITSLELYDAIAKSNINVGGDVITKSSQAYVVRGIGLINDLDELRNIVVKNINGTPILVKNLADVHESCLPRLGQVGRMDEDDVVQGIVVMRKGENPGEVIAGLKDKIEELNQNVLPKDVEIVPFYDREDLVDLAVKTVTHNLIEGILLVTFIVLIFMADWRTTVIVAVVIPLALLFAFICLRAMGMSANLLSMGAIDFGIIIDGAVVMVEGVFVALDKKARQVGMPAFNVMSKMGLIRHTAKDKAKAVFFSKLIIITALIPIFSFQKVEGKMFSPLAYTLGFALLGALIFTLTLVPVMSSMLLKKNVREKNNRFVHFINTRCSALFDTFYAHRKLAIGLATVVAGIGLWLFSFLGTEFLPQLNEGSIYIRATLPQSISLDESVALANKMRSKLLTFPEVRQVLSQTGRPNDGTDATGFYNIEFHVDIYPEKEWDSKLTKLQLIDKMQDDLSIYPGIDFNFSQPITDNVEEAASGVKGSIAVKVFGKDLYESEKYAVQIEKILATVQGIEDLGVIRNIGQPELRIELNERQLARYGVAKEDVQSIIEMAIGGKSASLLYEDERKFNIMVRYSEQFRQNEEEIGKILVPAMDGTMVPVKELADITTITGPLLIFRDNHARFCAVKFSVRGRDMGTAVAEAQKKVDTSVHLPAGYSLKWTGDFENQQRATKRLAHVVPVSIAIIFIILFILFSNARDAGLVLLNVPFAAVGGIVALLLTRFNFSISAGIGFIALFGICIQNGVIMISDIKANLKLGFPLQEATKEGVRSRIRPVIMTAAMAAIGLMPAAMSHGIGSESQRPLAIVIIGGLIGATFFALFIFPLIVEVVYERMLYDKNGKLLQRRI